One region of Petroclostridium xylanilyticum genomic DNA includes:
- the uxuA gene encoding mannonate dehydratase, with protein sequence MKMTFRWFGENYDSISLDKIRQIPGSPGIVSAIYDVPVGEVWPVEKIKNLKDTVERSGLELEVIESVNVHEDIKLGLPTRDRYIENYKETLRNLSKFGIKVVCYNFMPVFDWTRSDLAKVLPDGSNALSYEEEKVQKVDPNKLVEEMEANSNGFELPGWEPERLKVLKDLFEQYKDVDEEKLFENLGYFLKEIIPVAEECDIKMAIHPDDPPWSIFGLPRITTCKKNLERIINLVDSPYNGLTLCSGCLGANPENNIPEMIRYFGGKGRIHFGHVRNIKIHSYRNFDEASHLSSDGSLDMFEIMKAYHDIDYKGYIRPDHGRMIWGEVGRPGYGLYDRALGITYLNGLWEAIDKMKKIG encoded by the coding sequence ATGAAAATGACATTTAGATGGTTTGGAGAAAACTATGATAGTATTTCTCTGGACAAAATAAGGCAGATACCTGGTTCACCGGGTATAGTAAGTGCTATTTACGATGTACCTGTAGGGGAAGTATGGCCGGTGGAAAAAATAAAGAACTTAAAAGACACTGTAGAAAGAAGCGGTCTGGAATTAGAAGTAATTGAAAGCGTAAATGTCCATGAAGACATTAAACTGGGACTTCCGACTAGAGATAGGTATATAGAAAATTATAAAGAAACGTTAAGGAATCTGTCCAAATTCGGCATTAAAGTAGTATGTTATAATTTTATGCCTGTATTTGACTGGACCCGATCGGACTTAGCAAAGGTTTTGCCTGATGGATCTAACGCTTTATCTTATGAAGAAGAAAAAGTGCAAAAAGTAGACCCTAACAAGCTGGTAGAAGAAATGGAAGCGAATTCAAACGGCTTTGAATTGCCAGGTTGGGAGCCAGAAAGACTAAAAGTGCTAAAAGACCTTTTTGAACAATATAAGGATGTAGATGAAGAAAAGCTGTTTGAAAATCTTGGATACTTTCTGAAAGAAATTATTCCTGTCGCTGAAGAATGTGATATCAAGATGGCAATACATCCGGATGATCCGCCGTGGTCAATTTTTGGATTGCCAAGAATTACCACATGCAAGAAAAATCTAGAAAGAATCATTAATTTGGTAGACAGTCCATATAATGGATTGACATTGTGCAGTGGCTGTTTGGGTGCAAATCCAGAGAACAACATTCCTGAAATGATTCGTTACTTTGGTGGAAAAGGAAGAATACATTTTGGACATGTAAGAAATATAAAGATACATTCATATAGAAACTTTGATGAGGCATCCCATCTATCCTCAGATGGATCATTAGATATGTTTGAAATCATGAAAGCATACCATGATATTGATTATAAGGGATATATAAGACCAGACCATGGAAGAATGATTTGGGGAGAAGTAGGAAGACCAGGTTATGGTTTATATGATAGAGCACTTGGAATCACATATTTAAACGGACTGTGGGAAGCGATAGATAAGATGAAAAAGATAGGCTAA
- a CDS encoding agmatine deiminase family protein — protein MYPKDLNYRMPAEWTKHQRTFISWPIQESMCYPEDYGNVCRGYGELVKAIAEFEPVTVIVNPKELQKVRTICDGKNIEFLEIEHNDAWIRDNGPTFVVDDEGNIAAVNWMFNSWGGKYAPWDLDDQVAPKILEYYGIPYFNAPLVMEGGSIHVDGEGTLITTEECLLNPNRNPELNREQIENYLKQYLNVEKIIWLKRGLFGDETDGHVDNIACFAAPGKILMQVCEDPEDENYEITRENLEVLQNATDARGRKFEVIPIKQPPKRICENKRLTLSYINFYFVNGGIILPQFGGKAEETDKLAEEVLQKTFPERRIRKVDGMAIIKEGGNVHCTTQQMIAGKK, from the coding sequence ATGTATCCAAAAGACTTGAACTATAGGATGCCTGCCGAATGGACAAAACACCAGAGAACATTCATCTCTTGGCCGATTCAGGAGTCCATGTGTTATCCGGAAGATTACGGTAATGTTTGCCGCGGTTATGGAGAACTTGTCAAGGCAATCGCAGAATTTGAACCGGTTACGGTTATTGTTAATCCTAAAGAGCTTCAAAAGGTACGTACCATATGCGATGGTAAAAACATTGAATTTCTTGAAATAGAGCATAATGATGCATGGATTCGAGACAACGGACCTACTTTTGTGGTAGATGATGAAGGAAATATAGCTGCAGTGAATTGGATGTTTAACTCCTGGGGAGGCAAATACGCCCCTTGGGATCTTGACGATCAAGTAGCACCAAAAATTCTTGAATATTATGGCATTCCTTATTTTAATGCACCCCTTGTAATGGAAGGTGGTTCCATCCACGTCGATGGAGAAGGTACCCTGATAACAACGGAAGAATGCCTGTTAAATCCCAATAGGAATCCAGAACTTAACCGGGAGCAGATTGAAAACTATCTTAAGCAGTATTTGAATGTTGAAAAAATTATCTGGTTGAAACGGGGTTTATTCGGTGACGAGACGGATGGACACGTGGATAATATTGCCTGTTTTGCAGCACCTGGGAAGATTCTTATGCAGGTATGTGAAGACCCCGAAGATGAGAACTATGAGATTACCCGGGAGAACCTGGAAGTTTTGCAGAATGCAACAGATGCAAGAGGAAGAAAATTTGAAGTCATTCCCATAAAGCAGCCACCGAAACGTATTTGCGAAAACAAACGATTAACCCTGAGTTATATTAACTTTTATTTCGTCAATGGTGGTATCATTTTACCTCAGTTTGGTGGAAAGGCAGAAGAGACGGATAAATTGGCAGAAGAAGTGCTGCAGAAAACCTTCCCGGAAAGACGGATTCGTAAAGTTGACGGTATGGCAATCATCAAAGAGGGCGGCAATGTGCATTGTACAACCCAGCAGATGATAGCAGGCAAAAAATAA
- the aguB gene encoding N-carbamoylputrescine amidase, whose protein sequence is MRKVKVAATQMSCSCNIEENIAKADSLVREAAEKGAQIILLQELFETPYFCQKEKSDYYKYATELETNKAVNHFKHVAKELGVVLPISFYEKKNWARYNSLAVIDANGEILGQYRKSHIPDGPGYEEKFYFNPGDTGFRVWNTRYGKIGVGICWDQWFPEAARCMTLLGAEMLFYPTAIGSEPQDASIDSKDHWQACMLGHAAANLVPVIASNRVGVEEDDDSKITFYGSSFIAGPQGNKIVEADRTQETVLLAEFDLDQLEIQRIEWGIFRDRRPDLYKIITSYDGDLVIK, encoded by the coding sequence ATGCGAAAAGTCAAAGTGGCAGCAACACAAATGAGTTGCTCCTGCAACATCGAAGAAAACATTGCCAAAGCAGATTCACTGGTCCGGGAGGCAGCTGAAAAGGGTGCTCAAATCATCCTGCTGCAAGAACTGTTTGAGACACCTTACTTTTGCCAAAAGGAAAAATCCGATTATTATAAATATGCTACAGAACTGGAAACAAACAAAGCAGTCAATCATTTTAAACATGTTGCAAAAGAACTTGGTGTTGTGTTGCCCATTAGCTTTTATGAAAAGAAAAACTGGGCCAGATATAACTCATTGGCAGTTATCGATGCCAATGGAGAAATTCTGGGACAATACCGCAAGAGTCATATTCCCGACGGTCCCGGTTATGAAGAGAAGTTCTACTTTAATCCGGGGGATACTGGGTTTCGCGTCTGGAACACCCGATATGGTAAAATCGGTGTTGGAATCTGCTGGGATCAGTGGTTTCCGGAAGCGGCCAGGTGCATGACACTCTTGGGCGCAGAGATGCTTTTTTATCCTACTGCCATCGGGTCTGAGCCCCAGGATGCGTCCATTGACTCCAAGGATCACTGGCAGGCCTGTATGTTGGGACATGCTGCGGCCAACTTGGTGCCGGTTATTGCATCAAACCGAGTCGGGGTTGAAGAGGATGATGATTCGAAAATTACCTTTTACGGTTCATCCTTTATTGCAGGTCCCCAGGGAAACAAAATCGTGGAAGCGGACCGTACCCAAGAAACAGTCCTCTTAGCAGAGTTTGATCTGGATCAGTTAGAGATACAACGCATCGAGTGGGGAATCTTTCGAGATCGTCGTCCTGACTTGTATAAAATTATCACGTCCTACGACGGCGATTTGGTAATTAAATGA
- a CDS encoding family 78 glycoside hydrolase catalytic domain encodes MLKAVKLKCEYLENPIGIGETKPRFGWMIESDGQNVMQETFRVQVATDAGFDTVMWDTGTVNSSESVHVEYAGPALAPSTRYFYRVKITDNHGQESPWSDTGYFETAMFDVSQWKARFISPEDNDAGASSKGRLLRKEFTLDGEVAFARIYATALGMYELFINGSRVGDALLTPGWTAYKKRLQYQTYDVTDMLKKGANVVGASVGCGWYKGELAGWLGRRNIYGSRTALLFQMLVRYTDGREQLVISDQSWKAADSPILYSEIYHGETYDARLEQWGWDLPGFDDSLWESVQVIEQDMSVLTAQDGLPVRRQETFKPVSMFTTPKGERVIDFGQNMAGWVKFIVKGKAGDRVVLKHAEVLDAAGNFYTENLRSAKARIEYILKGGEAEIFEPHFTFQGFRYVMIEEFPGEPTVDAFTAVVIHSDMEQTGSFSCSNQLVNQLQHNILWGLKGNFVDVPTDCPQRDERLGWTGDAQVFIRTACYLMGTEPFFKKWLRDLKAEQLENGGVPFVIPDVLTGAMKNDKMVHDDHSSTGWGDAAVICPWTVYQCYGDRRILEEQYSSMKGWVEYIRSHAQNGVLWNTGFHFGDWLALDAKEGSYFGATPNDLVATAFYAYSTELLAKSAAVLGNKPDAEEYSQLHAAIVKAFQDEFFTPSGRLAVRTQTAHILVLMFGLVPEEHRARTVDTLIALLDENGGHLMTGFLGTPYFCHVLSRNGKLDAAYSLLLKDDYPSWLYQVKKGATTIWEHWDGIKPDGSMWSADMNSFNHYAYGAIGDWLYRVVAGLDTDPDVPGYKRILMRPQPGGELTHAQAEYMSVYGKAAIKWSIKGSNMIVDVIVPHNTTAHVTLPGASPETVSAEGVSFTACPGGAEAEIGSGIYRFSYPYVK; translated from the coding sequence ATGTTAAAAGCTGTTAAACTGAAATGCGAATACCTCGAAAATCCCATTGGTATCGGGGAGACCAAACCCCGTTTCGGATGGATGATCGAATCGGACGGGCAAAACGTAATGCAGGAGACCTTCCGTGTGCAGGTCGCCACCGATGCCGGTTTTGACACCGTGATGTGGGATACGGGAACTGTCAATTCGTCCGAATCAGTCCACGTAGAATACGCCGGTCCCGCTCTTGCACCGTCCACAAGGTATTTCTACAGGGTTAAGATAACCGACAACCATGGACAGGAAAGCCCGTGGAGCGACACGGGATATTTTGAAACCGCAATGTTTGACGTCTCGCAGTGGAAGGCCCGGTTTATCTCGCCTGAGGACAATGACGCCGGCGCATCCTCCAAGGGCAGGCTGCTGCGCAAGGAATTCACTTTGGACGGTGAAGTTGCTTTTGCACGAATCTATGCTACTGCCCTCGGCATGTATGAGCTGTTCATCAACGGCAGCCGTGTAGGTGATGCCCTGTTGACTCCCGGATGGACAGCTTACAAAAAGCGGCTTCAATACCAGACCTACGACGTCACTGATATGCTCAAGAAGGGTGCCAACGTCGTTGGCGCGTCAGTCGGATGCGGATGGTATAAGGGAGAGCTCGCCGGATGGCTGGGGCGGCGCAACATATACGGCAGTCGCACTGCACTGCTGTTCCAAATGCTTGTCCGCTACACCGACGGTCGTGAACAGCTTGTGATATCAGACCAAAGCTGGAAGGCCGCAGACAGTCCAATCCTGTATTCCGAGATCTACCACGGAGAGACCTATGATGCCCGTCTTGAGCAGTGGGGCTGGGACTTGCCCGGCTTCGATGATTCACTTTGGGAGTCGGTACAGGTTATTGAACAAGACATGTCGGTGCTTACCGCGCAGGACGGCCTACCGGTCAGACGGCAGGAGACCTTCAAGCCGGTATCCATGTTCACAACGCCCAAGGGCGAGCGAGTCATTGACTTTGGCCAGAATATGGCCGGTTGGGTAAAATTCATTGTCAAGGGTAAGGCAGGTGACAGAGTAGTGCTAAAGCACGCCGAGGTGCTCGACGCCGCCGGCAACTTCTACACCGAAAACCTCCGCAGTGCAAAGGCACGCATTGAATACATCCTCAAGGGTGGTGAAGCCGAAATCTTTGAGCCTCATTTCACATTCCAGGGTTTCCGGTACGTAATGATAGAGGAATTCCCCGGCGAGCCGACGGTCGATGCCTTTACCGCCGTGGTCATCCATTCCGACATGGAACAGACTGGAAGTTTTTCTTGTTCCAATCAACTTGTCAACCAATTGCAGCACAACATCCTCTGGGGCCTGAAGGGTAATTTTGTCGATGTACCCACCGACTGTCCGCAGCGTGACGAGCGCCTTGGCTGGACAGGTGATGCGCAGGTGTTTATACGTACTGCTTGTTATCTCATGGGCACCGAGCCATTCTTCAAGAAGTGGCTGCGGGATTTAAAGGCTGAGCAGCTTGAAAACGGCGGTGTTCCATTTGTCATCCCTGACGTGTTGACGGGTGCCATGAAAAATGACAAGATGGTACATGACGACCATTCATCCACCGGTTGGGGCGATGCGGCTGTCATCTGCCCGTGGACGGTATACCAGTGTTACGGCGACCGGCGCATCCTGGAGGAGCAGTACAGCAGTATGAAGGGATGGGTAGAATACATACGTAGCCATGCGCAGAACGGTGTTCTATGGAATACCGGTTTCCACTTTGGCGACTGGCTTGCTCTTGATGCCAAGGAAGGAAGCTATTTTGGAGCAACACCAAACGACCTGGTTGCCACCGCCTTTTACGCCTATTCCACGGAATTGCTTGCAAAATCGGCGGCCGTGTTGGGCAACAAGCCCGATGCGGAGGAATATTCACAACTCCATGCCGCCATTGTTAAGGCTTTTCAGGACGAATTTTTCACTCCTTCCGGCCGTCTTGCGGTGCGGACACAGACAGCCCACATCCTCGTACTCATGTTCGGACTTGTGCCGGAGGAACATCGCGCCCGAACCGTCGACACGCTGATAGCCCTATTGGATGAGAACGGCGGCCACCTAATGACCGGCTTCTTGGGCACGCCGTATTTCTGTCATGTTCTGAGCCGGAACGGCAAGCTCGATGCGGCATACAGCCTGCTGTTGAAGGACGATTACCCGTCATGGCTATATCAGGTCAAAAAGGGTGCTACAACCATCTGGGAGCACTGGGACGGTATCAAGCCCGACGGCTCAATGTGGAGTGCCGACATGAACTCATTTAACCATTATGCCTACGGTGCCATTGGTGATTGGCTCTACCGTGTGGTTGCCGGCCTTGATACAGACCCTGATGTGCCGGGCTACAAGCGTATCCTCATGCGACCGCAGCCCGGCGGCGAACTGACACACGCACAAGCTGAATATATGAGTGTTTACGGCAAGGCGGCCATCAAGTGGAGTATCAAGGGTAGTAATATGATCGTTGACGTCATCGTGCCCCACAACACGACGGCGCATGTCACCCTTCCCGGCGCCTCGCCAGAGACCGTCAGTGCCGAGGGTGTGTCCTTCACAGCCTGTCCCGGCGGCGCTGAGGCTGAAATAGGTTCCGGAATCTACCGGTTTAGCTATCCATATGTGAAATAA